A genomic segment from Methanoplanus limicola DSM 2279 encodes:
- a CDS encoding ATP-grasp domain-containing protein, with the protein MKALVAEYTVFNEPDLAPEGAAMLKVLSESFERCGYEVFSPEGGDFSEELKRLAPLCDVGIVVAPDDLLGRFTKILEDNTRSLGCGSLNITICSNKRRTGDILTMHGIAVPREVDSGVRIIKKVKGVDGQNMRLSDGIPGDDEFGQEYIEGEHISVSLVGSRLVGDTCNSYSGRPPLVLALNRQYIERTEDGHYRYLGGETPVEHPRADEIIDTAVKTLNVLGCQGYTGIDVVVADKVYVVDVNPRPTTSLVGIAAVMEEEIADILVESSKGNVPEEVHLNGRVSFDTKGGVKRL; encoded by the coding sequence ATGAAGGCCCTCGTTGCCGAATATACGGTATTCAATGAACCTGACCTTGCACCTGAGGGTGCTGCTATGCTTAAAGTACTCTCTGAGAGTTTTGAGAGATGCGGATATGAGGTTTTTTCCCCTGAAGGCGGTGATTTTTCTGAAGAATTAAAGCGCCTTGCACCTCTCTGTGATGTCGGTATTGTGGTTGCACCTGACGATCTCTTGGGCAGATTTACAAAGATTCTTGAGGACAATACCAGAAGCCTCGGCTGCGGCAGCCTGAATATCACTATCTGCTCCAATAAGAGGAGAACCGGGGATATACTCACAATGCACGGTATAGCTGTCCCGCGCGAAGTTGACTCCGGTGTGCGCATCATAAAGAAGGTCAAAGGTGTTGACGGTCAGAATATGCGCCTTTCAGACGGTATTCCTGGTGATGATGAATTCGGCCAGGAGTATATTGAAGGTGAACATATCAGCGTCAGCCTTGTGGGAAGCCGGCTTGTAGGCGATACCTGCAATTCATACAGCGGAAGGCCGCCGCTTGTCCTTGCACTGAACAGGCAGTACATCGAGCGAACAGAGGACGGGCATTACCGGTACCTCGGCGGTGAAACACCTGTGGAGCACCCAAGGGCGGATGAGATAATAGATACGGCAGTAAAGACACTCAATGTCCTTGGGTGTCAGGGCTATACCGGAATTGACGTTGTGGTTGCTGATAAGGTCTATGTTGTTGATGTAAATCCGAGACCGACAACGAGCCTTGTCGGCATAGCGGCGGTTATGGAGGAGGAGATAGCTGATATTCTCGTGGAGTCATCAAAGGGCAATGTGCCTGAAGAGGTGCACCTGAACGGAAGGGTTTCCTTTGACACAAAAGGCGGGGTGAAGAGGCTTTGA
- a CDS encoding CARDB domain-containing protein: MVYFSQEDTLVSDHRLTLKDFTISGDSDKPEPGDSILLSYYLEYSAEMPNPLTVTLPNGLYFMATSPDGEEIAVGGSYINEVIEPGSKFRVRAPFTPEKSGLWKFSPAYYVRDKRGVGLTSPDDWQVAEIMVNAPSSLPDISIAGAEVSYNEKFPSFVTLYYTVENTGGAVIPSAMLMLEVGGQNVTDGIEISLNPGESVQSTYNIPVEMVGEGSLIKITGDCTGILAESNEDNNVLTLDYSGFASGKSYGGEYPVLTPSAVTSPGTQSGGNSSGISDTADNSKTSDTSAVDNPSGGVNAASGIIPDYSSCNIQFIVLGILAVIMSAVSFILGYLFSECGKGRREVEWLTAKVDRLKSENCDLEYYNKKAATQPVKKKDSKENRMKKAIDDLKKSKDL, from the coding sequence ATGGTATATTTCAGCCAGGAAGATACTCTGGTGTCAGATCACCGGCTCACACTAAAGGATTTCACAATATCAGGCGACAGTGATAAACCGGAACCCGGAGATAGCATACTTCTCTCTTACTATCTGGAATATAGTGCAGAGATGCCCAATCCGCTTACGGTTACTCTGCCAAACGGTCTTTATTTCATGGCTACATCTCCTGACGGTGAAGAGATCGCAGTTGGCGGTTCGTATATAAACGAGGTAATTGAACCCGGAAGTAAATTTAGGGTGAGGGCGCCTTTCACCCCGGAAAAATCCGGATTATGGAAATTTTCTCCGGCATATTATGTCCGGGACAAGCGCGGTGTAGGGCTTACTTCTCCAGATGACTGGCAGGTGGCTGAGATTATGGTCAATGCGCCTTCATCTCTCCCGGATATTTCGATAGCAGGTGCGGAGGTCTCTTACAATGAGAAATTCCCCTCTTTTGTTACTCTCTATTATACTGTTGAGAACACCGGCGGCGCTGTGATACCATCTGCAATGCTGATGCTTGAGGTGGGCGGGCAAAATGTGACTGATGGGATTGAAATCTCCTTAAATCCCGGAGAGTCGGTTCAGTCCACTTATAATATTCCTGTGGAAATGGTCGGTGAAGGGTCTCTTATAAAAATAACGGGCGACTGCACAGGTATTCTTGCAGAGAGCAATGAGGATAATAATGTTCTGACTCTTGATTACAGTGGATTTGCCTCTGGAAAGAGTTACGGTGGTGAATATCCGGTTCTGACTCCGTCAGCCGTCACTTCACCGGGTACACAGTCCGGCGGGAACAGTTCCGGAATATCTGATACGGCAGATAACTCCAAAACCTCCGACACCTCTGCTGTGGATAATCCTTCCGGTGGTGTAAATGCTGCCTCAGGCATTATTCCGGATTACAGCAGCTGCAACATTCAGTTTATTGTTCTTGGCATTCTTGCGGTTATAATGTCGGCAGTCTCATTCATCCTCGGCTATCTCTTCTCTGAATGCGGTAAGGGAAGAAGAGAGGTTGAATGGCTCACGGCAAAAGTTGACAGGCTTAAATCTGAAAACTGTGATCTTGAGTATTATAATAAAAAGGCTGCAACCCAGCCAGTGAAAAAGAAGGATTCCAAAGAGAACCGGATGAAAAAGGCGATTGATGACCTGAAAAAAAGTAAGGATCTATAG
- the surE gene encoding 5'/3'-nucleotidase SurE has product MKPKILLTNDDGVTSTGLWAAYDALSEFAEVIVAAPSTQQSAVGRSISIFEPIRVNRITINGNEAYSVGGKPTDSVIIGLYALKIKPDLVVSGVNIGENLSFESVMTSGTVGAALEAANHNYPAVAFSLQVEDQADKFDDPGFYSKNFENAKNVIKTVCKKLLNEGFPEGADVINVNIPSEIKGGYEITRLAEKLFETGVEKRLDPRGKPYFWINGPLYEVAEEGTDVHAVSNGNISITPLTLDCTSYRSMEDMKNNFKL; this is encoded by the coding sequence ATGAAGCCGAAAATTTTACTTACAAACGATGACGGAGTTACATCAACAGGGCTTTGGGCTGCATATGATGCACTCTCTGAATTTGCCGAGGTGATCGTTGCCGCACCATCAACACAGCAGAGTGCTGTGGGTAGATCTATATCCATATTTGAGCCGATAAGAGTAAACAGGATTACAATAAACGGAAATGAGGCATATTCTGTCGGCGGCAAACCGACCGATTCGGTCATAATCGGACTGTATGCACTGAAAATAAAACCCGACCTTGTAGTATCCGGAGTCAACATTGGTGAAAACCTCTCCTTTGAGTCTGTAATGACCTCCGGAACAGTAGGCGCTGCACTTGAAGCGGCAAATCATAACTATCCGGCTGTTGCCTTCTCACTTCAGGTCGAGGACCAGGCTGACAAATTTGATGACCCGGGATTTTATTCAAAGAACTTTGAAAATGCAAAGAATGTCATAAAAACGGTCTGCAAAAAACTCTTAAATGAAGGATTCCCGGAAGGTGCCGATGTAATCAACGTCAATATCCCAAGCGAGATAAAAGGCGGATATGAAATTACAAGGCTTGCAGAGAAACTCTTTGAGACCGGAGTTGAGAAGAGGCTTGACCCGAGGGGCAAACCCTATTTCTGGATAAACGGACCGCTGTATGAGGTGGCAGAGGAAGGAACCGATGTTCATGCGGTATCAAACGGAAATATATCAATAACGCCGCTCACCCTCGACTGTACATCATACAGAAGTATGGAAGATATGAAGAATAATTTTAAATTATAA
- a CDS encoding HEAT repeat domain-containing protein, whose protein sequence is MSVQDQIILNVELLRNPSKDTRKRAAENLAGLGSKSVLSLIPLLDDKDWIVRYRAAEALGMIADERSISPLLAGIRDEKDHVRYMSAKSLGEFGIPEVGIALIPLLRDENDYVRRITALSIKKSGSPTAIEEIRKALSQEKDPAVAEKFREILSE, encoded by the coding sequence ATGTCAGTACAGGATCAGATTATTCTCAATGTCGAACTCCTCAGGAATCCATCAAAGGATACCAGAAAAAGGGCGGCTGAAAATCTTGCAGGGCTTGGATCAAAGTCAGTTTTGAGTCTGATTCCTCTTCTTGATGATAAAGACTGGATTGTCAGATATCGTGCGGCTGAAGCCCTTGGTATGATAGCTGATGAGAGATCAATCAGTCCCCTGCTCGCCGGAATTAGGGATGAAAAGGATCATGTGAGGTATATGTCGGCAAAAAGCCTCGGTGAATTTGGAATTCCTGAGGTGGGAATTGCTCTGATTCCTCTTTTGAGAGATGAAAATGACTATGTCAGAAGAATTACTGCCCTCTCAATAAAAAAATCAGGCAGCCCTACAGCGATTGAAGAGATAAGAAAAGCGCTTTCTCAGGAGAAGGATCCTGCGGTAGCTGAAAAATTCCGTGAAATTCTTTCGGAATAA
- a CDS encoding radical SAM protein, with amino-acid sequence MNNDTNNANNYRHLFGPVPSRRLGISLGIDLVPPKTCNYNCIYCECGRTTSLTAKRREYVPTAEVTEELDSYLSASPRLDYITFSGSGEPTLHSGTGEICRYIKSKFPGYRIALLTNGGLFSDKSVRDEVMDMDVIIPSLDSATEAGFMKIDRPCSSVVIDEIIFGLAELRKEFSGEIWLEIFVVPGLNDTEEELAALSEAVHRIAPDRVQLNTLDRPGVVDWIRAATPEEMERFAAGLGYEGTEITGRPSSRSGIGSFSGDAVEQIMQTIRRRPCTAGDLSSVLGMHKNEVNKYIQLLIEEGRIREKRENRGIFFRISEEN; translated from the coding sequence ATGAATAACGATACAAATAATGCTAATAATTACAGGCATCTCTTCGGGCCTGTTCCTTCGCGAAGGCTTGGAATATCTCTTGGGATAGACCTTGTACCGCCGAAGACATGCAACTACAACTGTATATACTGTGAATGCGGCAGGACCACCTCCCTTACTGCAAAGAGGCGCGAGTATGTCCCCACCGCAGAAGTTACAGAAGAGCTTGACTCGTACCTTTCAGCTTCTCCCAGGCTTGACTATATCACATTTTCCGGCTCAGGTGAGCCGACGCTTCACAGCGGTACAGGTGAGATCTGCCGTTACATAAAGAGTAAATTTCCGGGTTACAGAATCGCTCTTCTAACCAATGGCGGTCTTTTTTCAGATAAGAGTGTCCGGGATGAGGTCATGGATATGGATGTGATTATCCCTTCGCTTGACTCTGCGACAGAGGCAGGGTTTATGAAGATTGACCGTCCGTGTAGTTCAGTAGTGATTGATGAGATAATCTTTGGGCTTGCAGAACTTAGAAAGGAGTTTTCCGGTGAGATCTGGCTTGAAATATTTGTTGTTCCGGGACTGAACGATACTGAAGAAGAACTTGCTGCTCTGTCGGAGGCAGTGCACAGGATTGCGCCTGACAGGGTTCAGCTCAATACTCTTGACCGTCCCGGAGTGGTTGACTGGATCAGGGCGGCAACTCCTGAAGAGATGGAGAGATTTGCGGCAGGTCTTGGTTACGAAGGAACGGAGATAACAGGCAGACCATCGTCAAGGTCTGGTATAGGCAGTTTTTCCGGCGATGCAGTGGAGCAGATCATGCAGACGATAAGGCGCAGGCCCTGCACTGCCGGTGACCTTTCATCCGTTCTCGGGATGCACAAAAATGAGGTGAACAAGTATATCCAGCTTCTGATTGAAGAGGGAAGAATCAGAGAAAAAAGGGAGAACCGCGGAATATTTTTCAGAATTTCTGAAGAGAACTGA
- a CDS encoding 2TM domain-containing protein, with the protein MEDDESYRRAKEKVQELKGFYSHLSAYILVNIILILINLITSPQSLWFYWITLFWGIGILVHAWNTFGHCKILDKNWEDKKIKEYMDKEKKN; encoded by the coding sequence ATGGAAGATGACGAGTCATACAGGCGCGCAAAGGAGAAGGTACAGGAGCTGAAGGGTTTTTATTCACATCTCTCAGCATACATCCTCGTGAACATCATACTTATTCTGATAAATCTGATAACATCCCCGCAGTCACTCTGGTTCTACTGGATAACTCTCTTCTGGGGGATAGGTATACTGGTTCATGCATGGAACACATTTGGACACTGTAAAATCCTCGATAAGAACTGGGAAGATAAAAAAATAAAGGAATACATGGATAAGGAGAAGAAGAACTGA
- a CDS encoding prefoldin subunit beta, whose translation MNNISPKMQNQIAMLQQVQQQLQTIMQQKMNYEMSVKEAKKAEEELRTVSEDAEVFVMVGSVMMQKDKPKVTEDLAEKIETLELRVKSLDKQEKALQTKFEQLQSQIKAAFEGGQETAI comes from the coding sequence ATGAATAATATTTCACCAAAAATGCAGAATCAGATTGCAATGCTCCAGCAGGTGCAGCAGCAGCTCCAGACAATCATGCAGCAGAAGATGAACTATGAGATGTCTGTAAAAGAGGCAAAGAAAGCTGAAGAGGAACTCAGGACTGTCTCTGAAGATGCTGAAGTCTTTGTTATGGTGGGTTCTGTTATGATGCAGAAGGATAAGCCGAAAGTAACTGAGGATCTTGCTGAAAAGATCGAGACACTTGAGCTCAGGGTAAAATCACTTGACAAGCAGGAGAAGGCTCTTCAGACGAAGTTTGAACAGCTTCAGTCTCAGATCAAAGCAGCATTTGAGGGTGGCCAGGAGACGGCCATCTGA
- a CDS encoding KEOPS complex subunit Pcc1, whose translation MSLKSDMIHEAVFSFQTSDAGLIYESVLPEADDESGRSFAEVILNSDTEVLLRISAKDIHAMRAALNTWLRLINIANEMKEVIDS comes from the coding sequence ATGTCCTTAAAATCAGATATGATTCATGAGGCTGTATTTTCTTTTCAGACTTCAGATGCAGGGCTGATATATGAATCTGTCCTGCCTGAAGCGGATGATGAGTCCGGGAGATCTTTTGCAGAGGTTATTCTGAATAGTGATACTGAGGTTCTTCTGAGGATCTCTGCAAAGGATATACACGCTATGAGAGCGGCTCTTAATACGTGGCTGAGACTAATTAATATTGCGAACGAGATGAAAGAGGTAATTGATTCATGA
- a CDS encoding Brix domain-containing protein, giving the protein MEVTTSRKPNPGIRTFSKDLAFSLGCHYTPRGKSGIGDIISIDEDVLIVSGSGRNFSINFYSDSELKAEIFFSSVSKEVREGELVYGIRTGNHALYEILSPHMNTVMSDCGESKLIFDGPQRRRYVLKIRYDS; this is encoded by the coding sequence ATGGAAGTTACTACATCCCGGAAACCTAATCCGGGGATCAGGACTTTTTCAAAGGATCTTGCTTTCTCTCTTGGCTGTCATTATACTCCGAGAGGAAAGTCAGGAATTGGCGATATAATCTCAATTGATGAAGACGTTTTGATTGTGTCAGGATCAGGGCGGAATTTTTCAATAAATTTTTATTCGGATTCTGAACTGAAAGCGGAGATCTTTTTTTCATCTGTCAGTAAAGAGGTGAGGGAAGGTGAGCTTGTTTACGGTATCCGGACCGGCAACCATGCCCTGTATGAGATTCTGAGTCCGCACATGAATACTGTAATGTCTGACTGCGGGGAGTCAAAGCTTATCTTTGACGGTCCGCAGAGGAGAAGGTATGTCCTTAAAATCAGATATGATTCATGA
- a CDS encoding DNA-directed RNA polymerase subunit P — MAGYKCARCKQKVEIDVNVRCPYCGHRILFKERGAAIKKIKAR, encoded by the coding sequence ATGGCCGGATATAAGTGCGCCAGATGCAAGCAGAAGGTTGAGATCGACGTCAATGTCAGATGTCCCTACTGTGGTCACCGTATTCTCTTTAAGGAGCGCGGTGCAGCAATAAAGAAAATAAAAGCCAGATAA
- a CDS encoding 50S ribosomal protein L37ae, giving the protein MAKAGKQRAKGRISGSAGRYGPRYGRFIRKRVNQIEKVAKAKHVCPKCETIAVKRKGTGIWECRKCGNKFAGGAYVPQTPNLKVALRTIERSLIKE; this is encoded by the coding sequence ATGGCTAAAGCAGGAAAACAAAGAGCAAAAGGAAGAATCAGTGGTAGTGCAGGAAGATATGGACCAAGGTACGGCCGTTTTATCAGAAAGCGTGTCAACCAGATTGAAAAGGTCGCAAAGGCAAAGCATGTCTGCCCGAAATGCGAGACCATTGCAGTAAAGCGTAAAGGTACTGGTATCTGGGAATGCCGCAAGTGCGGAAACAAGTTCGCAGGCGGAGCATATGTCCCGCAGACACCTAACCTTAAGGTGGCACTCCGTACAATTGAGCGCTCACTGATTAAGGAATAA
- a CDS encoding ribosome assembly factor SBDS — protein sequence MIPLDKAVVARLESHGEKFEILVDPDLVADIRHGTDIDIEDAVAALFIFENSSKAEKASEENLKKVFDSTDFETVARRIIHKGEIHLTAEQRKQMVEDKRKQIVNFISRNAINPQNKLPHPPKRIEMAMEEAKISVDPFKHLDEQVKSVVKALRPILPIKFAEIKFAVKIPADYAPKAYGEISSGTTVEREEWQNDGSWVCVCTIPAGIQEEFYNMINRLTKGDGEVKILDQA from the coding sequence ATGATCCCTCTTGATAAGGCAGTTGTCGCAAGGCTTGAGAGCCATGGTGAGAAGTTTGAGATACTTGTCGATCCCGACCTTGTGGCAGATATCCGGCACGGGACGGATATTGATATTGAGGATGCAGTTGCTGCGCTTTTTATCTTTGAAAACTCGTCAAAAGCAGAGAAAGCCTCTGAAGAGAATCTGAAGAAGGTTTTTGATTCTACGGATTTTGAGACTGTTGCAAGAAGGATCATTCACAAAGGTGAGATTCACCTTACAGCAGAGCAGAGAAAGCAGATGGTTGAGGATAAAAGAAAACAGATCGTCAATTTCATCTCCCGCAATGCAATTAATCCACAGAACAAACTTCCGCATCCCCCCAAAAGAATTGAGATGGCTATGGAGGAGGCAAAAATATCAGTTGATCCTTTTAAGCATCTCGATGAACAGGTTAAGAGCGTTGTTAAGGCCTTAAGGCCCATTCTTCCGATTAAATTTGCAGAGATTAAGTTTGCTGTAAAAATTCCGGCTGACTATGCGCCAAAAGCATATGGTGAGATCTCATCCGGAACAACGGTTGAGAGGGAAGAGTGGCAGAATGACGGCTCCTGGGTGTGCGTATGCACAATTCCGGCAGGGATTCAGGAAGAGTTCTATAATATGATAAACCGGCTGACAAAGGGCGACGGTGAGGTTAAGATCCTTGACCAGGCCTGA
- the psmA gene encoding archaeal proteasome endopeptidase complex subunit alpha: MQPMNAQMGGYDRAITVFSPDGRLYQVEYAREAVKRGTTAVGIKCSDGIVLIVDKRISSKLLEQTSIEKIFMIDEHIAVASSGLVGDARALVDRARVESQINRVTYNESIDIETLSKKLCDHMQTLTQYGGARPYGTALLIAGISEDTPRLFETDPSGTLLEYKATAIGTGRPAVMKVFEEEYDESMTIQNAIPMGLKALHAATEGRFDVNNVEMGVVKLENQLFEKMTKEDVKIYVDEFEASIASSEEETEE; encoded by the coding sequence ATGCAGCCAATGAATGCTCAGATGGGTGGATATGACAGGGCAATTACTGTTTTCAGCCCTGACGGAAGGTTATACCAGGTAGAATATGCACGTGAGGCGGTTAAGAGAGGAACAACTGCTGTGGGTATCAAATGCTCGGACGGAATTGTACTTATTGTTGATAAGAGGATTAGCTCAAAACTTCTTGAACAGACTTCAATTGAGAAGATTTTCATGATAGATGAGCATATCGCGGTTGCTTCATCCGGACTTGTGGGTGATGCAAGGGCGCTTGTTGACAGGGCAAGGGTTGAATCACAGATCAACAGGGTGACATATAACGAATCCATCGACATTGAAACCCTCTCAAAGAAACTCTGTGACCATATGCAGACACTTACACAGTATGGCGGCGCAAGGCCGTATGGTACTGCGCTTCTTATTGCAGGTATCAGTGAGGATACTCCAAGGCTTTTTGAGACTGATCCTTCAGGGACTCTCCTTGAGTACAAGGCAACGGCAATCGGAACCGGGCGTCCGGCTGTGATGAAGGTCTTTGAAGAGGAGTATGACGAGTCAATGACTATTCAGAATGCAATTCCTATGGGACTGAAGGCGCTTCATGCTGCGACTGAGGGCCGTTTTGATGTCAATAATGTAGAGATGGGCGTTGTAAAGCTTGAAAATCAGCTGTTTGAGAAGATGACCAAAGAGGATGTCAAAATTTATGTTGATGAATTTGAGGCATCCATAGCATCTTCTGAAGAAGAAACTGAGGAGTAA